The genomic region tataaagaAGTCGAAGAGTTGGggaatttaaataaattgtattgtTTTGATTATAATGCCCTCTTTTACTTTACTAAAGTGCTATACAACCgagataattatataactgatatcattatattaacATATAATTGGATATCAGAGGGTATTTTAGAAACTGACGGGATAATTTGGGGAACAAAAAtgttaagaatattatcCAAATACAACAATGAGCTCAAGGAAATAAATGATTCAAGTAATAATACATCTAATTCTATACAACTtttaataaacaattatttaaaatcacaAGATTATAATGATATCATACTGGATTATTATGATACGATAGTATTGTTAACCGACGGATTCGAGGATCCGGTCTATATATCAGAATCAATATCAAATAAGAGGGAAAAGAGTTTGGATGCGTATGCAGTGGGTTCACTCTCTGAAATGACTAGGGTAACAAACTCAATGTTAAAATCGTTAAATATGggaaattatataattttgaaaaacATACACTTATCCAAGACTTGGATAAACAAAATTGAAACGGATTtcttaaataaatataaaagtagTAAAATATTCCTAACTTGTGATATGAATGTTGAACTGTCAAAAAACATGTTATTATCATGccataaaatattatccGAGTTAACTGAATTGAAGTCTTTAATATCTCACTTGTTCAACATTTTTGCAAATAATTCGTATTTGAAATGCTCCagatttattttattaaagtGTGTGGTAATCCACTCAATTATCATTCTAAGACAAGTGTATATTCCTTTTGGATGgagtaaaaaatataattttaacactAACGATCTAAAGATAATTCTTACATTTTTGAGTGAATCATTGAATAAATCTGATTTAGATCAAGTAAAAACATCttgtttaataaatgatataataaaagagGTATACACTGCCAAAATAACTTGTGAGATTGATTTAAAACTACTCGATGATATTATACAAGTGTCAGACCAAAGAGTTCAGGAATCTGATGATATTGGGACTTGGATTGAAAATAACTCTTTAGATGATGGGTTTGCGTTTATAGGATTCACAAAGTATACACAAAATGAGATTTTAAACTCAAaaacatataataataaatcatgCATTGAGTATGATGGAGAATATAAAACTGAACTTAATACAGATTGTAAAGtgtttcaaaattttattaaggATGAAATTGCTGAAGCGACTGTTAAAAAAAGTGTAAATCCTCTAGAACACACAAAAGAGTTGGAGAATATTACCAGATTTATAAACGGCGAAAATATGGGTACcattaatttgaataacATAATCTTGGCTAATCGACTTATTAACTTggtaaaattttgtatacCGAACAACATTGACCCAGAAGAGATGGAACTTACCTTAACAATAGACAATTTAGGTGAATTATTAGGAAATTGGTTCAAAGTGAGGGTGAAGCTGTGGAATGGAGAATATGACCCGgatgataatttaatattgagTGGCACTGATTGTGGAAGAGAGCACGAATTATTTTTCTGCTGGGCCAGAAAGGTTGAAAACACGAGTGAACACAACGCTTTGAGGACTTTAATACCTTTATATAAATCAAACGGgtttgtttaattaataatgaaaaatatagagaattaatatacaacattccattaaaaattaaggAATCCAAGcttttatactattttaACGTTAAATTTACATCAATTGACTAGAATTGTCAAGCGGTAtctcttttaaatttagaattCCATTCTTCGATTTCATATTCATGAAAGGGTTCTGCCTTGTTATCCCTGAAGAAAATACCACGTTTTCTTGGATGTTTTTTCTCGCTTTTATATATCCAAATTCCAGTCATGAGTAGAGctacaaattaattataaaaatggtATATTACCTAAAGTCCATTTTGCTGTCCTATTTGCAGGGCTTCCATCTAACAATACAGTTCTATATATATGTCCAAACCTTCTGCTTAAAAAAaccattattatttaatttaaaaattttttcatgaacaaattttacaatGTTTCTTGCACAACAAATCAGTTGATTAAAAAcataatgtatattaattaaagatgttattttcaatgtattatacatttgtatattttaaaatgtcaATAGATATAATTATACCTTACACCTCCGATTCTTAACACAATTTTGTCACACAATTAGTGTAAATACTCTAACAATGGTATTCCCTGGCCTAGATAAAATTCCTATGCCTCCTAGGAGCAAAACCACTTATTTCTCAAATCATAAAAAGGTAAATTGTTAGAAATACTATTCATTTTCTAGGGAGAGGTGGGAGAGCTGAGACTCCTCCTGAGGAGGATGTTGCTGGATTCAAAATCTCCATCAACAACAGAAAAAATCGTATCTCAGATAATTGAACCAAATGTGGATCATTTCAAAGTCCAAAATGAACaaaaaagaagaaatgTATTAAAGAAACTAATAGGATGTATGACACTTGGAATTGACCTATCTTCACTGTACACAGACGTGGTAATGGTATCGCAAACTGATGACCCAGTTCAAAAAAAGATGATTTACctatatttatcaaattatagCATGGATAACCCAGATTTGGCAGTTTTGGCAATCAACACACTACTAAAGGACGCAGATAGCCCGGACCCTGTAATCAGATCACTCGCGCTGAGGAATTTATCATCATTTGGAACAAACCTGTCAAATGAATACGCAACGATGTCTGTTTTAAAGAAAATGTTTGACCCGTCGGATTCAGTAAAAAGGACCGCAATAATAGGATCAATAAGGATCTTCAAGTCAAATTGTAGTACATACGGAAAGGACTTGAAAAGTACATGTGATTTGTTGGAAGATCTAAAAACAGCACTAAGGTCTAAAAATGTACACGTAATGGTTGACGCAATGTGCGCAGTATCAGAAATAGCAGAATATGATAAGAAAATACCCCTAACAACACCGTCAGTAATATACTTAACAAACTGGTATGCAAACATgaaacaattaatttttagcCTTAAAGATATGAATGAATGGGAACAATGTTATATTCTGGAGCTTTTGTGGACATACACACCATCAGACAAGGACGAAATGTTTGACCTTATGAACCTATTGGATGACAAACTAAAGCACAACTCATCAGCGATTTTTCTGGCAACAGCAAAATGTTTTTTAGTGTGGACAAAAAATGATCTATTTCTTCAATTGGAAGTTGTTAAACGTTTACAAGACCCGTTT from Theileria annulata chromosome 1, complete sequence, *** SEQUENCING IN PROGRESS *** harbors:
- a CDS encoding uncharacterized protein (Tap349e08.q2ks7.cand.74 - score = 9.81); translated protein: MVFLSRRFGHIYRTVLLDGSPANRTAKWTLALLMTGIWIYKSEKKHPRKRGIFFRDNKAEPFHEYEIEEWNSKFKRDTA